A window of Adhaeribacter arboris genomic DNA:
GTTCACTAATGATGGACGCAATGTTCAATTGACATTTTACATTAATAATGCCTGATATATTTATTGAGTTTATATCCGAAGAAGTTGATTTTACTTTAAAGGATGTGGATAAAGTAAAAAGTTGGATCGATCAAGTTATTGTTGACCATCAATTTAGACTCGAAAACATAACGTATATATTTTGTTCTGACGAATACTTATACAACATCAATCAAACTTATTTAAATCATGATACCTTAACCGATATTATTACCTTTGACAATTCGGATGAGGAAGAAACACTAGAGAGTGATATTTTTATAAGTATTGATCGGGTAAAAGAAAACGCTTCTCAACTTAACATCTCGTTTACTGATGAACTACACCGTGTAATCATACACGGTGTTTTGCATTTAATGGGGTACGATGATAAAGAGGAAAGTAGTAAAGCAATAATGCGCCAAAAAGAAGATAAGTACTTATCTTTACGTGATTTTAGTTAACGCGGAATTTTAAGAGGTAAAAAGAGTGTTTCACGTGAAACACATTTAAGTAAATTAAGAATGTACACCGAAAATTACGATGTAATTGTAGTAGGAGCCGGTCATGCGGGTTGTGAAGCCGCCGCGGCGGCTGCGCGCATGGGGTCTAAAGTATTACTGGTAACCATGAACATGAACACTATTGCCCAAATGTCCTGCAACCCAGCTATGGGGGGAGTAGCTAAAGGCCAAATAGTGCGCGAGATAGATGCTTTAGGCGGACAAAGTGGTATTGTAACGGATAAAACCATGATCCAATTCCGAATGCTCAACCTATCAAAAGGACCAGCCATGTGGAGCCCACGCGCGCAAAGCGACCGCATGCGTTTTGCCGAAGAGTGGCGCTTAAACCTGGAACAAACTGCTAATATTGATTTTTGGCAGGAAATGGCGTCTACCATTATAGTAGAAAAAGGTAGAGCGGCAGGTATCCGGACAGCACTAGGCATAGAATTTAAATCGAAAGCTGTTATCTTGACTAACGGTACATTTCTAAATGGAGTCATCCACATAGGGGAGAAACAATTTGGTGGCGGCCGGGCGGCCGAAAGAGCGGCTACCGGAATTACCGAACAGTTACTTCAATTAGGTTTTGCAGCAGGCCGAATGAAAACCGGAACTCCTCCACGGGTAGACGGAAGGTCCTTAGATTACTCCCGAATGGAAGAACAAAAAGGAGATGAAAACCCTTCTAAATTTTCCTACACTAATACACAAGCTTTACAAAATCAGCGGAGCTGTTATATCACGTATACCAGTACCACAACGCACGAAATTTTAAAAACAGGCTTCGAAAAATCACCTATGTTCCAAGGGCGCATCCAAGGTTTAGGACCGCGCTATTGTCCATCCATCGAAGATAAAATTAATCGCTTTGCTGATAAAGATCGTCACCAAATTTTTGTGGAACCAGAAGGTTGGAGTACGGTAGAAATTTATGTCAATGGATTTTCCAGCTCCTTACCTGAGGACGTACAATTTAAAGCATTGCGCAGCATTGCCGGTTTCGAAAACGCCAAAATGTTTCGGCCAGGTTATGCCATCGAATATGATTACTTTCCGCCCACTCAGCTAAACTTAACCTTAGAAACAAAGCTGATTGAGAACTTATATTTCGCGGGACAAATAAATGGCACAACTGGTTACGAAGAAGCGGCCTGCCAGGGATTAATGGCGGGAATAAATGCGCATAACAAAATTAACGAGAAAGAACCATTTATTCTTAAACGCTCAGAAGCTTACATTGGGGTATTACTAGATGATTTAGTGAACAAAGGTACGGAAGAGCCTTACCGCATGTTTACTTCCCGCGCCGAACATCGCATTTTGCTGCGCCAAGATAATGCCGATATTCGCTTAACTAAAAAGGGTTACGAGTTAGGTTTAGCCGATGAGGAACGATTAAATAAAGTAAACCGGAAAATCAAAGAAACGAAAGAAATTATAGATTATCTAAATAATAAATCTATTGAGCCTAGCGAAATAAATGCTGTCCTGCTGGAGCTGAATTCTGCTCCGATAACAGAGAAAGCCAAAGCTGGTAGCTTGATTAAACGACCTAATGTTGACATAGCTACTATTGCAGCGGCATTGCCGGCAATAGAAACTTATTTGAGCAAATACTTACCCGATAGCATAGAGCAAGCTTCCATTGCGGTAAAATATGCTAGCTACATCGATAAGGAAAACTTAATGGCCAATAAAATGGAAGAACTGGAAAATTACGTAATTAATGAAAGACTTGACTACAAAAATATGCCCGCTTTATCAAAAGAGGCTCGTGAAAAACTGCTTAAAATAAATCCGGAAACAATTGGTCAGGCTTCTCGCATAAGCGGGGTATCGCCGGCAGATATTTCCGTTTTAATGGTGTATTTAGGTAAATAAATGAACTACGAACGTCTAGACCGCTGTCCCATTTGTAACAAAGAATTATTTAAAAATTTTTTAATTGTTAAAGATAATTCCGTCTCAAAAGAAAGTTTTGTTATAGTGCAATGCGAGAACTGCGGTTTTAAATTTACTAATCCACGACCGGACGAGAGTAGCATTGGAAATTACTATCAATCAGAAGAATACATATCTCATACGAATAAAGCTACCGGACTCACGAATAAAGCCTACAAAGTTGTCCGGACCTATACTATTAAACAAAAAGTAGATTTAATAAACCGTTTTTCTCCTAAAGATACTATCCTAGATTATGGCTGCGGAACCGGTAATTTTTTAGAGGCTTGTAAGAAAAATGGCTGGCTAGTTCAAGGCTACGAGCCTAATAATCTGGCTCGCACCCAAGCTGAAGAATTACTAAATCAAAAAATAGCTGGTGAAGCAAGTGCCCTAGAACAAATAGAAA
This region includes:
- a CDS encoding class I SAM-dependent methyltransferase, with translation MNYERLDRCPICNKELFKNFLIVKDNSVSKESFVIVQCENCGFKFTNPRPDESSIGNYYQSEEYISHTNKATGLTNKAYKVVRTYTIKQKVDLINRFSPKDTILDYGCGTGNFLEACKKNGWLVQGYEPNNLARTQAEELLNQKIAGEASALEQIENESLQVITLWHVLEHIHALNETFKKLTQLTKKGGNIIVAVPNADSHDAQVYKENWAAYDVPRHLYHFNQATMKRFLKKHKIELLETIPMKFDAYYVSMLSEKYISGNNELIKSVLNGFKSNSYASKNANDYSSLIYVGKKN
- the ybeY gene encoding rRNA maturation RNase YbeY; translation: MPDIFIEFISEEVDFTLKDVDKVKSWIDQVIVDHQFRLENITYIFCSDEYLYNINQTYLNHDTLTDIITFDNSDEEETLESDIFISIDRVKENASQLNISFTDELHRVIIHGVLHLMGYDDKEESSKAIMRQKEDKYLSLRDFS
- the mnmG gene encoding tRNA uridine-5-carboxymethylaminomethyl(34) synthesis enzyme MnmG — translated: MYTENYDVIVVGAGHAGCEAAAAAARMGSKVLLVTMNMNTIAQMSCNPAMGGVAKGQIVREIDALGGQSGIVTDKTMIQFRMLNLSKGPAMWSPRAQSDRMRFAEEWRLNLEQTANIDFWQEMASTIIVEKGRAAGIRTALGIEFKSKAVILTNGTFLNGVIHIGEKQFGGGRAAERAATGITEQLLQLGFAAGRMKTGTPPRVDGRSLDYSRMEEQKGDENPSKFSYTNTQALQNQRSCYITYTSTTTHEILKTGFEKSPMFQGRIQGLGPRYCPSIEDKINRFADKDRHQIFVEPEGWSTVEIYVNGFSSSLPEDVQFKALRSIAGFENAKMFRPGYAIEYDYFPPTQLNLTLETKLIENLYFAGQINGTTGYEEAACQGLMAGINAHNKINEKEPFILKRSEAYIGVLLDDLVNKGTEEPYRMFTSRAEHRILLRQDNADIRLTKKGYELGLADEERLNKVNRKIKETKEIIDYLNNKSIEPSEINAVLLELNSAPITEKAKAGSLIKRPNVDIATIAAALPAIETYLSKYLPDSIEQASIAVKYASYIDKENLMANKMEELENYVINERLDYKNMPALSKEAREKLLKINPETIGQASRISGVSPADISVLMVYLGK